Proteins encoded by one window of Lemur catta isolate mLemCat1 chromosome 12, mLemCat1.pri, whole genome shotgun sequence:
- the IL31RA gene encoding interleukin-31 receptor subunit alpha isoform X2 yields the protein MMWTWGLWTFPLLCKLSLAALPAKPENISCIYYYRKNLTCTWSPGKETSHTQYTVKRTYSYGRKSENCTTNSSTSENRASCSFFPPRVTNVDNCTIEVEAQNADGVIKSDMTYWNLDAIAKTEPPGILSVKPVLGIKRMIQIKWKRPELAPVSSDLKYTLRFRTVNSTRWMKVNFTDNCSNTDQTYNLTGLQAFTEYVIALRCVAEESRFWSAWSQEEMGTTEEEAPYGLDLWRILRPAEADGRRPVWLLWKNARGAPVLEKTLGYSIWYFPENNTNLTEAMNTTNRQLELHLGGETYSVSVMAYNSLGKSQVATLRIPAIHEKSFWCIEVVQACLAQDQLVVEWQSSDPAVDTWMVEWFPDLDSEPSAVSWESVSQATNWTIQQDKLKPFWCYNISVYPVLQDRVGEPYSIQAYAKEGVPTEGPVTKVEDIGVKTVTITWKEIPKSQRNGIISNYTIFCQAEDGKEFSKTVNSSMLQYGLESLARKTSYTVQVMASTSAGGANGTTIKFKTLSISVFEMFLITSLTGGGLLILIILTVAYSLKKPNKLTHLCWPNVPNPAESSIATWRGDDLKDKLNLKEFDDSVNLEEDRILKPYSTPSDLIDKLVVNFENFLEDVSIEEAEKSQENILGGEKNEYMSSPYRLDSPPGKSFEESLVSTELPPRKSQHLCLRMPDMTCSEAKEQLLFSGPSLGPDRLCEEGASNPYLKNSVTTREFLVSERLPEHTKRSLNATVA from the exons CTCTTatggaagaaaaagtgaaaattgtACAACCAATAGTTCTACAAGTGAAAATCGTGCTTCgtgctctttttttcctccacgTGTAACAAACGTAGATAATTGCACCATTGAAGTGGAAGCTCAAAATGCAGATGGTGTAATTAAATCTGATATGACATATTGGAACTTAGATGCTATAG cgAAAACCGAACCACCTGGGATTCTCAGTGTGAAACCAGTTTTGGGTATCAAACGAATGattcaaataaaatggaaaaggccTGAGTTAGCACCTGTTTCATCTGATTTAAAATACACACTTCGATTCAGGACAGTCAATAGTACCCGCTGG ATGAAAGTCAACTTCACTGATAACTGTTCCAATACAGACCAAACCTACAACCTCACAGGGCTGCAGGCTTTTACGGAATATGTCATAGCTCTGCGATGTGTGGCCGAGGAGTCAAGGTTCTGGAGCGCCTGGAGCCAGGAAGAAATGGGAACAACTGAGGAGGAAG CTCCATATGGCCTGGATCTGTGGAGAATCTTGAGACCAGCTGAGGCAGAtggaaggaggccagtgtggttgCTATGGAAG AATGCAAGAGGAGCCCCAGTCCTGGAGAAAACACTTGGCTACAGCATATGGTACTTTCCAGAAAACAACACTAATCTCACAGAGGCAATGAACACTACCAACCGGCAGCTTGAACTGCATTTGGGAGGCGAGACCTATTCGGTGTCTGTGATGGCATATAATTCTCTTGGCAAGTCTCAGGTAGCCACCCTGAGAATTCCGGCTATTCATGAAAAGT caTTTTGGTGCATTGAGGTCGTGCAGGCCTGCCTTGCTCAGGACCAGCTGGTGGTGGAGTGGCAAAGCTCTGATCCGGCGGTGGACACATGGATGGTTGAGTGGTTCCCAGATTTGGACTCAGAGCCCTCTGCTGTTTCCTGGGAATCTGTGTCTCAGGCCACGAACTGGACAATCCAGCAAG ataAATTGAAACCTTTCTGGTGCTATAACATCTCTGTGTATCCAGTGTTGCAAGACCGAGTGGGCGAGCCGTATTCCATTCAGGCTTATGCCAAAGAGGGCG TTCCAACAGAAGGTCCTGTGACCAAGGTGGAGGACATTGGTGTGAAGACAGTCACGATCACATGGAAAGAGATTCCCAAGAGTCAGAGAAATGGTATCATCAGTAACTATACCATATTTTGCCAAGCTGAAGATGGAAAAGAATTCT CCAAGACAGTCAACTCCAGCATGCTGCAGTATGGCCTGGAGTCCCTGGCACGAAAGACCTCTTACACTGTTCAGGTCATGGCCAGCACCAGTGCTGGGGGAGCCAACGGGACAACGATAAAGTTCAAGACATTGTCAATCA GTGTCTTTGAGATGTTCCTTATAACCTCTCTGACTGGAGGAGGGCTTCTTATTCTCATCATCCTGACGGTGGCATATAGTCTCAAAAAACCCAA CAAATTGACTCACCTGTGTTGGCCCAATGTCCCCAATCCTGCCGAAAGTAGTATAGCCACATGGCGTGGAGATGATTTGAAG GATAAACTAAATCTGAAGGAATTTGATGACTCTGTGAACCTGGAAGAAGATAGGATCCTAAAACCATATTCTACCCCCAGTGACCTTATTGACAAGTTGGTGGTGAACTTTGAGAATTTTCTGGAAGACGTTTCTATAGAGGAAGCTGAAAAGAGTCAGGAAAACATTTTGGGAGGGGAAAAGAATGAGTACATGAGCTCTCCCTACAGGCTTGACTCTCCCCCAGGGAAGAGTTTTGAGGAGTCCCTGGTTTCCACTGAGTTACCTCCCAGAAAATCACAACACCTGTGTTTGAGAATGCCAGACATGACCTGCTCAGAAGCCAAAGAGCAACTTCTCTTTTCTGGTCCGAGTTTAGGGCCAGACCGTCTCTGTGAGGAAGGAGCATCAAATCCATATTTGAAAAATTCAGTGACAACCAGAGAATTTCTTGTGTCTGAAAGACTGCCAGAGCACACCAAGAGAAGTCTAAATGCCACCGTGGCATGA
- the IL31RA gene encoding interleukin-31 receptor subunit alpha isoform X1 translates to MGLSPQPSCVDLGMMWTWGLWTFPLLCKLSLAALPAKPENISCIYYYRKNLTCTWSPGKETSHTQYTVKRTYSYGRKSENCTTNSSTSENRASCSFFPPRVTNVDNCTIEVEAQNADGVIKSDMTYWNLDAIAKTEPPGILSVKPVLGIKRMIQIKWKRPELAPVSSDLKYTLRFRTVNSTRWMKVNFTDNCSNTDQTYNLTGLQAFTEYVIALRCVAEESRFWSAWSQEEMGTTEEEAPYGLDLWRILRPAEADGRRPVWLLWKNARGAPVLEKTLGYSIWYFPENNTNLTEAMNTTNRQLELHLGGETYSVSVMAYNSLGKSQVATLRIPAIHEKSFWCIEVVQACLAQDQLVVEWQSSDPAVDTWMVEWFPDLDSEPSAVSWESVSQATNWTIQQDKLKPFWCYNISVYPVLQDRVGEPYSIQAYAKEGVPTEGPVTKVEDIGVKTVTITWKEIPKSQRNGIISNYTIFCQAEDGKEFSKTVNSSMLQYGLESLARKTSYTVQVMASTSAGGANGTTIKFKTLSISVFEMFLITSLTGGGLLILIILTVAYSLKKPNKLTHLCWPNVPNPAESSIATWRGDDLKDKLNLKEFDDSVNLEEDRILKPYSTPSDLIDKLVVNFENFLEDVSIEEAEKSQENILGGEKNEYMSSPYRLDSPPGKSFEESLVSTELPPRKSQHLCLRMPDMTCSEAKEQLLFSGPSLGPDRLCEEGASNPYLKNSVTTREFLVSERLPEHTKRSLNATVA, encoded by the exons CTCTTatggaagaaaaagtgaaaattgtACAACCAATAGTTCTACAAGTGAAAATCGTGCTTCgtgctctttttttcctccacgTGTAACAAACGTAGATAATTGCACCATTGAAGTGGAAGCTCAAAATGCAGATGGTGTAATTAAATCTGATATGACATATTGGAACTTAGATGCTATAG cgAAAACCGAACCACCTGGGATTCTCAGTGTGAAACCAGTTTTGGGTATCAAACGAATGattcaaataaaatggaaaaggccTGAGTTAGCACCTGTTTCATCTGATTTAAAATACACACTTCGATTCAGGACAGTCAATAGTACCCGCTGG ATGAAAGTCAACTTCACTGATAACTGTTCCAATACAGACCAAACCTACAACCTCACAGGGCTGCAGGCTTTTACGGAATATGTCATAGCTCTGCGATGTGTGGCCGAGGAGTCAAGGTTCTGGAGCGCCTGGAGCCAGGAAGAAATGGGAACAACTGAGGAGGAAG CTCCATATGGCCTGGATCTGTGGAGAATCTTGAGACCAGCTGAGGCAGAtggaaggaggccagtgtggttgCTATGGAAG AATGCAAGAGGAGCCCCAGTCCTGGAGAAAACACTTGGCTACAGCATATGGTACTTTCCAGAAAACAACACTAATCTCACAGAGGCAATGAACACTACCAACCGGCAGCTTGAACTGCATTTGGGAGGCGAGACCTATTCGGTGTCTGTGATGGCATATAATTCTCTTGGCAAGTCTCAGGTAGCCACCCTGAGAATTCCGGCTATTCATGAAAAGT caTTTTGGTGCATTGAGGTCGTGCAGGCCTGCCTTGCTCAGGACCAGCTGGTGGTGGAGTGGCAAAGCTCTGATCCGGCGGTGGACACATGGATGGTTGAGTGGTTCCCAGATTTGGACTCAGAGCCCTCTGCTGTTTCCTGGGAATCTGTGTCTCAGGCCACGAACTGGACAATCCAGCAAG ataAATTGAAACCTTTCTGGTGCTATAACATCTCTGTGTATCCAGTGTTGCAAGACCGAGTGGGCGAGCCGTATTCCATTCAGGCTTATGCCAAAGAGGGCG TTCCAACAGAAGGTCCTGTGACCAAGGTGGAGGACATTGGTGTGAAGACAGTCACGATCACATGGAAAGAGATTCCCAAGAGTCAGAGAAATGGTATCATCAGTAACTATACCATATTTTGCCAAGCTGAAGATGGAAAAGAATTCT CCAAGACAGTCAACTCCAGCATGCTGCAGTATGGCCTGGAGTCCCTGGCACGAAAGACCTCTTACACTGTTCAGGTCATGGCCAGCACCAGTGCTGGGGGAGCCAACGGGACAACGATAAAGTTCAAGACATTGTCAATCA GTGTCTTTGAGATGTTCCTTATAACCTCTCTGACTGGAGGAGGGCTTCTTATTCTCATCATCCTGACGGTGGCATATAGTCTCAAAAAACCCAA CAAATTGACTCACCTGTGTTGGCCCAATGTCCCCAATCCTGCCGAAAGTAGTATAGCCACATGGCGTGGAGATGATTTGAAG GATAAACTAAATCTGAAGGAATTTGATGACTCTGTGAACCTGGAAGAAGATAGGATCCTAAAACCATATTCTACCCCCAGTGACCTTATTGACAAGTTGGTGGTGAACTTTGAGAATTTTCTGGAAGACGTTTCTATAGAGGAAGCTGAAAAGAGTCAGGAAAACATTTTGGGAGGGGAAAAGAATGAGTACATGAGCTCTCCCTACAGGCTTGACTCTCCCCCAGGGAAGAGTTTTGAGGAGTCCCTGGTTTCCACTGAGTTACCTCCCAGAAAATCACAACACCTGTGTTTGAGAATGCCAGACATGACCTGCTCAGAAGCCAAAGAGCAACTTCTCTTTTCTGGTCCGAGTTTAGGGCCAGACCGTCTCTGTGAGGAAGGAGCATCAAATCCATATTTGAAAAATTCAGTGACAACCAGAGAATTTCTTGTGTCTGAAAGACTGCCAGAGCACACCAAGAGAAGTCTAAATGCCACCGTGGCATGA